ATACCATGAATGCCAGTTTTTTATTGCAAGAATATATTGAGGAATCTAACGGAGAAGATATTAGAATAATTGTTGTAGGCAACAAAATTGTAGCCTCAATGAAAAGGAAAGGTGCCATTGGCGAGTTCAGGTCTAATATACACCGAGGAGGCACTGGTGAAATTGCCAATTTAACCGAGGTAGAAAAAAATATAGCCTTAAGAGCTACTAAGTATTTAAGTTTACCTGTTGCAGGTGTAGACATTATTAGATCAAAAAAAGGCCCATTATTATTAGAAGTAAATGCATCACCGGGGCTACAAGGCATAGAAGCATACACCCAAATAAACGTAGCATACCACATAATAAAATTTTCAGAAGATTATGTTCGAGAAAAAATTCAAAAACGAAACCATAGAAATTAGAGGTAAAAAAGTTGGATTAGGAGAAAGTGTTTTAATCAAATTTTCTATTGACAGATTGCCTACCGGTACACTTATTGAAATTCCTGTATATGTGTTTAACGGAAAAAAAGAAGGTCCAACTATTTTACTTCAAGGCGGTTTACATGGTGATGAGACCAATAGTATAGAGATCATCAGAAGAATGCTTGAAAATAAGTACTTTAATTTAGAAAGGGGTTGTGTTATTGTAGTCCCTTTACTCAGTGTTTTTGGATTTTTACATTTCTCTAGAGATGTACACGGAAAAGATGTAAATAGAAGTTTTCCAGGAACGAAAACGGGTTCATTAGCTAGTAGAATTGCCTATTTCCATTTAAGGGAAATTGCCAATAATGTAGATTATGCCATCGATTTTCATACAGGAGGAGCCCAAAGAAGCAACTATCCTCAAATACGATATACAGAATCATCAGAAGAGAGCAAAAAATTAGCAGAAATATTTAGTCCCCCGTTTCTTTTTCCATCGGCAATGATAAATAAATCATTTAGAAAAGAAGCTCTAAAACTAGGTATACCTATTATTGTTTATGAAGGTGGTGAGTCGTTAAGATTCGACGAAAACTCCATAAAAGAAGGTATGGCTGGTACATTAAGGATTTTAAAACATTTAAAAATGATTAAAACAAATCCTATGGCAAGTCGCAAAGCTAAAAAGAGCATCCCTATAACCAAACGACGATGGGTTAGAGCAAGAATAGCGGGTTTATTCAACGCTTTTGTCCATAATGGAGATAAAGTAGAGAAGGGTCAAATAATTGGAGACATTACAGATACTTATGGAGAAACTTCTGTAAAAATAAAAGCTCCATTAACTGGATATATAATAGCTATAAATTATTTTCCTATTATTAACCGAGGAGATGCCATTTTTCATATTGGACGCGAATAATCCGTATATTTACCCTTTTTAAATTAATGTCAGACGAAAACAAACATAGCTTAGAGCCAAACAACTGGGTAAAAGAATATTCGGACTACTTATACAATTACACGATAACCCGAATAGACAATCACGAACAAGCGAAAGATATTGTTCAAGAAACCTTTTTTTCAGCATTAAAAGCAGCCAAAAATTATAGAGGTCAAGCTTCAGAACGCACATGGTTAATTGCAATATTAAAACGCAAAATAATAGACCATTACCGTAAAATAAACTCACGAAAAGGCAAAGCTGAAATAAAAGTTAATTTTCATGAAGATGGAGATAAAAAAGGAAGTTGGTTAGAAGAACGGGTTCCACAATTATGGGATAATGAAGCTGAAAAACAAATTGAAAACACGGAACTTAAAAGCGTGTTAGATAATTGTATTAATAACCTACCTGACAAATACAGATTGGTTTTTAATTTAAAAAATGTTGAGCATTATGAAACTGAAGAAATTTGTAATGAGTTAGATATTACCGCGTCTAATCTTTGGGTTATCATACATAGAGCTAGACATCAACTAAGAAAGTGTATGGAAGATAACTGGTTTGCAAAATAGTATATTATGAGTAAGAAAATTTTTATTAGCTGTGATGAGGCTACCACAATTTGTAATAAAAGCCAATATAAGGAAGCTTCTTTTTTGGAGATAGTAAAATTAAAAATACATCTCTTTAGTTGTAAAATATGTGGAGCATATTCTAAACAAAATGCCACATTAACCAAAGTTTGTAGTAAGCATTTACACAAAACTCAGGGGGAACGTAAACTTTGTAAAGAAGAAAAAGAAGCTCTTCAAAAGGAAGTGGTAAAAAAAATAAATTCGAATACATAATATTCCAACACTAGCTTTTGGTAGTTTTATTTAATATTTTAGTAAAAGATGGATATTATACCGCAAAAAATAGACGATTACGTAGTAGAACATTCAGAAAATGAGCCTCAATTATTAAAACAGCTTAATAGAGAAACTTGGCAAACCGTTTTGAACCCAAGAATGTTAAGTGGTGCATTTCAAGGTCGCGTATTGTCAAT
The nucleotide sequence above comes from Aureibaculum algae. Encoded proteins:
- a CDS encoding sigma-70 family RNA polymerase sigma factor, which codes for MSDENKHSLEPNNWVKEYSDYLYNYTITRIDNHEQAKDIVQETFFSALKAAKNYRGQASERTWLIAILKRKIIDHYRKINSRKGKAEIKVNFHEDGDKKGSWLEERVPQLWDNEAEKQIENTELKSVLDNCINNLPDKYRLVFNLKNVEHYETEEICNELDITASNLWVIIHRARHQLRKCMEDNWFAK
- a CDS encoding succinylglutamate desuccinylase/aspartoacylase family protein; amino-acid sequence: MFEKKFKNETIEIRGKKVGLGESVLIKFSIDRLPTGTLIEIPVYVFNGKKEGPTILLQGGLHGDETNSIEIIRRMLENKYFNLERGCVIVVPLLSVFGFLHFSRDVHGKDVNRSFPGTKTGSLASRIAYFHLREIANNVDYAIDFHTGGAQRSNYPQIRYTESSEESKKLAEIFSPPFLFPSAMINKSFRKEALKLGIPIIVYEGGESLRFDENSIKEGMAGTLRILKHLKMIKTNPMASRKAKKSIPITKRRWVRARIAGLFNAFVHNGDKVEKGQIIGDITDTYGETSVKIKAPLTGYIIAINYFPIINRGDAIFHIGRE